cctcactcattgaactccacactgctgttattttgaacatgccccttttaaTAAGTGAGAATCGGCAGCATGCATGtcctgactgttgggtctgttgggtttctattactctactacacctgctagtaaattatttgccgtgtagaaatatcatttctaccaaaaacagtgattgatcaggttagtgatgtctgactgctattattttgaacacaactgtatgtggaCAGCAGCAATCGGCACCACATTCCCCTATTAGGAGAGGTGCCCCTCATATTgagcccaataataataatgacccCAGTAGGCATACATCACCCCAAAGTGTCTCTAGTACTTATAGtggcccccctgtagtgctccctaGTAAttatagtggcccccatagtgtccctagtacctatagtgacccctctgtactgcccccCAGTACTTATAGTACCCTCTAGTACTTATAGTGCCCCTCCCCCGTTGTGAGCCCAGTACCTATAGTAGCCTTCCTGTAGTGACCCCAGTACTTATAGTGGACCTCTGTAGTGCCCTCCAGTACTTAAAGTAGCCCAGCCCCcccgtagtgcccccagtacttatAGTTGCCCCCCCCTGTAATACCCCAGGCACTTTTAGTGGCCCCCTGCAGTTCCCCCTAGTACTTATAGTTGCTCCCACTGTAGTGCCCTCTAGTACttatagtccccccccatagtgacccccTACTACCAGCTTCCTCCAATGCCAGCTTCCGGCTGGCATCTGTGATGCAGGCCACTGGCGTCCCCAGCTGCAGCCTGTCCCTGGCTTCTGGGCTCAGGTGGTCATATTGAAGTCAACGTTCCGGCTGTGGCTCGGCCTAGGGGTGCGTGATAGTGTAGTCACACCGCCTGAGAGCCTGTGCAGCCAGCTCCTCAGGGACCTCCTGCACTCTTCTACTCTCTCTTAGGCTTCTGGCCTAGTGGGCTGTGTCCTGTGAGAACGGGTGGTATGGCGATGGCGGGGGGCTCCTTTGTCCTGTGAGAACGGGTGGTATGGCGGGGGGCTCCTGTGTCCTGTGAGAACGGGCGGCATGGCGGGGGGCTCCTGTGTCCTGTGAGAACAGGCGGTATGGCGGGGGGCTCCTGTGTCCTGTGAGGACGGGCGGCATGGCGGGGGGCTCCTGTGTCCTGTGAGAACGGGTGGTATGGCGGGGGGCTCCTGTGTCTTGTGAGAATGGGCGGTATGGCGGGGGGCTCCTGTGTCCTGTGAGAACGGGCGGTATGGCGGGGGGCTCCTGTGTCCTGTGAGAACGGGTGGTATGGCGGGGGGCTCCTGTGTCCTGTGAGAACGGGCGGCATGGCGGGGGGCTCCTGTGTCCTGTGAGAACGGACGGCATGGCGGGGGGCTCCTGTGTCCTGTGAGAACGGGCGGCATGGCGGGGGGCTCCTGTGTCCTGTGAGAACGGGCGGTATGGCGGGGGGCTCCTGTGTCCTGTGAGGACGGGCGGCATGGCGGGGGGCTCCTGTGTCCTGTGAGAACGGGTGGTATGGCGGGGGGCTCCTGTGTCCTGTGAGAGTGGGCGGTATGGCGGGGGGCTCCTGTGTCCTGTGAGAACGGGCGGCATGGCGGGGGGCTCCTGTGTCCTGTGAGAACGGGCGGCATGGCGGGGGGCTCCTGTGTCCTGTGAGAACGGGCGGTATGGCGGGGGGCTCCTGTGTCCTGTGAGGACGGGCGGCATGGCGGGGGGCTCCTGTGTCCTGTGAGAACGGGTGGTATGGCGGGGGGCTCCTGTGTCCTGTGAGAGTGGGCGGTATGGCGGGGGGCTCCTGTGTCCTGTGAGAGTGGGCGGTATGGCGGGGGGCTCCTGTGTCCTGTGAGAACGGGCGGTATGGCGGGGGGCTCCTGTGTCCTGTGAGAACGGGTGGTATGGCGGGGGGCTCCTGGGTCCTGTGAGAACGGGAGGTATGGCGGGGGGCTCCTGTGTCCTGTGAGAACGGGCGGCATGGCGGGGGGCTCCTGTGTCCTGTGAGAACGGACGGCATGGCGGGGGGCTCCTGTGTCCTGTGAGAACGGGCGGCATGGCGGGGGGCTCCTGTGTCCTGTGAGAACGGGTGGTATGGCGGGGGGCTCCTGTGTCCTGTGAGAATGGGCGGTATGGCGGGGGGCTCCTGTGTCCTGTGAGAACGGGCGGTATGGCGGGGGGCTCCTGTGTCCTGTGAGAACGGGTGGTATGGCGGGGGGCTCCTGTGTCCTGTGAGAACGGGCGCCATGGCGGGGGGCTCCTGTGTCCTGTGAGAATG
The genomic region above belongs to Bufo gargarizans isolate SCDJY-AF-19 chromosome 4, ASM1485885v1, whole genome shotgun sequence and contains:
- the LOC122935199 gene encoding extensin-like, whose amino-acid sequence is MAPVLTGHRSPPPYHPFSQDTGAPRHTARSHRTQEPPAIPPILTGHRSPPPYHPFSQDTGAPRHTTRSHRTQVPPAMPPVLTGHRSPPPYRPFSQDTGAPRHTDHSHKTQEPPAMAPVLTGHRSPPPYHPFSQDTGAPRHTARSHRTQEPPAIPPTLTGHRSPPPYHPFSQDTGAPRHAARPHRTQEPPAIPPVLTGHRSPPPCRPFSQDTGAPRHTAHSHRTQEPPAIPPVLTGHRSPPPCRPSSQDTGAPRHTARSHRTQEPPAMPPVLTGHRSPPPCRPFSQDTGAPRHAAHSHRTQEPPAMAPVLTGHRSHPPYHPFSQDTGAPRHTARSHRTQEPPAIPPILTGHRSPPPYHPFSQDTGAPRHTAHSHRTQEPPAMAPVLTGHRSPPPYHPFSQDTGAPRHTARSHRTQEPPAIPPILTGHRSPPPYHPFSQDTGAPRHAARSHRTQEPPAMPSVLTGHRSPPPCRPFSQDTGAPRHTSRSHRTQEPPAIPPVLTGHRSPPPYRPFSQDTGAPRHTAHSHRTQEPPAIPPTLTGHRSPPPYHPFSQDTGAPRHAARPHRTQEPPAIPPVLTGHRSPPPCRPFSQDTGAPRHAARSHRTQEPPAIPPTLTGHRSPPPYHPFSQDTGAPRHAARPHRTQEPPAIPPVLTGHRSPPPCRPFSQDTGAPRHAVRSHRTQEPPAMPPVLTGHRSPPPYHPFSQDTGAPRHTARSHRTQEPPAIPPILTRHRSPPPYHPFSQDTGAPRHAARPHRTQEPPAIPPVLTGHRSPPPCRPFSQDTGAPRHTTRSHRTKEPPAIAIPPVLTGHSPLGQKPKRE